The following coding sequences are from one Tachysurus vachellii isolate PV-2020 chromosome 7, HZAU_Pvac_v1, whole genome shotgun sequence window:
- the LOC132848030 gene encoding histone H2B, with translation MPEPAKTAPKKGSKKAVTKTAGKGGKKRRKTRKESYAIYVYKVLKQVHPDTGISSKAMGIMNSFVNDIFERIAGESSRLAHYNKRSTITSREIQTAVRLLLPGELAKHAVSEGTKAVTKYTSSK, from the coding sequence ATGCCTGAACCAGCCAAGACCGCGCCTAAGAAGGGATCCAAGAAAGCCGTGACCAAGACGGCAGGTAAAGGCGGCAAGAAGCGCAGAAAGACCAGGAAGGAGAGTTACGCCATCTACGTGTACAAAGTGCTGAAGCAGGTGCACCCTGATACCGGTATCTCCTCTAAGGCCATGGGCATCATGAACTCGTTCGTCAACGACATTTTTGAGCGCATCGCCGGGGAGTCTTCTCGTCTGGCTCACTACAACAAGCgctccaccatcacctctaGGGAGATCCAGACTGCCGTGCGTCTGTTGCTTCCCGGAGAGTTGGCCAAGCACGCCGTGTCTGAGGGCACAAAGGCCGTCACCAAGTACACCAGCTCCAAGTAA